In Streptomyces sp. 840.1, one DNA window encodes the following:
- the glgX gene encoding glycogen debranching protein GlgX yields MSSAAEQEAVPKTFPGRSGRAVERPATAPAAPAPPPATGPGQRPPAVWPGTPMPLGARFRVGPDGVAGTNFALWAGGAEAVELCLFEEDGTETRLPLTELTHEIWHGFVPGVRAGRRYGYRVHGRWDPWTGARWNAAKLLLDPYARAVDGDFTLPAEVYGHVRDWPQQQIADTVRDERDSAPYVPKGVVVHDDDDWAEDRRPKTPWADSVIYELHVRGFTKLHPGIPEELRGTYAGLAHPAAIGHLQRLGVTAVELLPVHQFAHEDHLLRRGLHNYWGYNSIGYFAPHAGYSASGTAGQQVGEFKRMVRAMHDAGIEVILDVVYNHTAEAGELGPMLSLRGIDNRGYYRLQSDARRYADYTGCGNTLHVVQPNVLRLITDSLRYWVTEMGVDGFRFDLAAALARSMHDVDMLSPFLAVIAQDPVLRRVKLIAEPWDVGNGGYQVGAFPPLWTEWNDRYRDAVRDFWRGALPDVRDLGYRLTGSSDLYAWGGRRPYASVNFVTAHDGFTLRDLVSYEHKHNEANGEGNRDGTCDNRSWNCGAEGETDDASVNALRRRQLRNLLTTLLLSTGVPMLVAGDEMGRTQGGSNNAYCQDNEVSWLDWSLLEQPQWRELTELTARVLGLRHTHPVLRRRAFFSGRAQAPDGLRDLAWFTRQGGEMTEEDWYAPAATVGLYLSGRDIPGRDARGEQVSDDSFLAVLHAGDRPVDFRLPGPPWAREYELVLDTAREDQSTAPGTVHRGDTGLTVPARSVLLLRVRE; encoded by the coding sequence GTGTCGAGCGCAGCCGAGCAGGAGGCAGTGCCGAAGACGTTTCCGGGACGGTCCGGACGGGCGGTGGAACGGCCGGCCACCGCTCCGGCCGCCCCCGCGCCGCCGCCCGCCACCGGCCCCGGACAGCGGCCGCCGGCCGTGTGGCCGGGTACGCCGATGCCGCTCGGAGCCCGCTTCCGGGTGGGGCCCGACGGGGTGGCGGGCACCAACTTCGCGCTCTGGGCGGGCGGCGCCGAGGCCGTGGAGCTGTGCCTCTTCGAGGAGGACGGCACCGAGACCCGGCTGCCGCTGACCGAACTGACCCACGAGATCTGGCACGGCTTCGTACCCGGTGTGCGGGCCGGCCGGCGTTACGGCTACCGGGTGCACGGCCGCTGGGACCCGTGGACGGGCGCCCGCTGGAACGCGGCGAAACTGCTCCTCGATCCGTACGCACGGGCCGTGGACGGTGATTTCACCCTTCCGGCCGAGGTGTACGGCCATGTGAGGGACTGGCCCCAGCAGCAGATCGCGGACACCGTGCGCGACGAACGGGACTCCGCCCCGTACGTCCCCAAGGGTGTGGTCGTCCACGATGACGACGACTGGGCCGAGGACCGGCGGCCCAAGACGCCCTGGGCCGACTCCGTCATCTACGAACTGCACGTCCGCGGCTTCACCAAGCTCCACCCGGGCATCCCCGAGGAGCTGCGTGGCACCTACGCCGGACTCGCGCACCCCGCGGCGATCGGCCATCTGCAGCGCCTCGGGGTGACGGCCGTGGAGCTGCTGCCGGTGCACCAGTTCGCCCACGAGGACCATCTGCTGCGACGCGGGCTGCACAACTACTGGGGCTACAACTCGATCGGCTACTTCGCCCCGCACGCCGGATACTCCGCGAGCGGCACCGCGGGCCAGCAGGTCGGCGAGTTCAAGCGGATGGTCCGCGCGATGCACGACGCCGGGATCGAGGTGATCCTCGACGTGGTCTACAACCACACCGCGGAGGCGGGCGAGCTCGGCCCGATGCTGTCGCTGCGCGGCATCGACAACCGCGGCTACTACCGCCTCCAGTCCGACGCCCGCAGATACGCGGACTACACCGGCTGCGGCAACACCCTGCACGTGGTGCAGCCGAACGTCCTGCGGCTGATCACCGACTCACTGCGCTACTGGGTCACCGAGATGGGCGTCGACGGCTTCCGCTTCGACCTGGCGGCGGCGCTCGCCCGCTCCATGCACGACGTCGACATGCTCTCCCCGTTCCTCGCGGTGATCGCCCAGGACCCGGTGCTGCGCCGGGTGAAGCTGATCGCCGAGCCGTGGGACGTCGGCAACGGCGGCTACCAGGTCGGCGCGTTCCCGCCGCTGTGGACCGAGTGGAACGACCGCTACCGGGACGCCGTCCGGGACTTCTGGCGCGGCGCCCTGCCCGACGTGCGCGACCTCGGCTACCGGCTCACCGGATCCAGCGACCTGTACGCCTGGGGCGGCCGGCGCCCGTACGCCTCGGTCAACTTCGTCACCGCGCACGACGGGTTCACCCTCCGCGACCTGGTCAGCTACGAGCACAAGCACAACGAGGCCAACGGCGAGGGCAACCGCGACGGCACCTGCGACAACCGGTCCTGGAACTGCGGCGCGGAGGGCGAGACCGACGACGCCTCGGTCAACGCGCTGCGCCGCCGCCAGCTGCGCAACCTGCTCACCACCCTGCTCCTGTCGACCGGGGTGCCGATGCTGGTCGCGGGCGACGAGATGGGCCGCACCCAGGGCGGCAGCAACAACGCCTACTGCCAGGACAACGAGGTCAGCTGGCTGGACTGGTCGCTGCTGGAGCAGCCTCAGTGGCGGGAGCTGACCGAGCTGACGGCCCGGGTGCTCGGCCTGCGCCACACTCACCCGGTGCTGCGCCGCCGCGCGTTCTTCTCCGGCCGGGCGCAGGCCCCGGACGGGCTGCGGGACCTGGCGTGGTTCACCCGGCAGGGGGGCGAGATGACGGAGGAGGACTGGTACGCACCGGCCGCGACGGTCGGGCTCTACCTCTCCGGCCGCGACATCCCGGGCCGGGACGCCCGGGGCGAGCAGGTGAGCGACGACAGCTTCCTGGCGGTGCTGCACGCCGGTGACCGCCCGGTGGACTTCCGGCTGCCGGGGCCGCCCTGGGCGCGGGAGTACGAACTGGTCCTGGACACCGCCCGGGAGGACCAGTCCACCGCGCCCGGCACGGTCCACCGGGGCGACACCGGCCTCACGGTGCCCGCGAGATCGGTGCTGCTGCTGCGGGTACGGGAGTGA
- a CDS encoding response regulator transcription factor codes for MAQEPARVITLIVVDDHPVVRDGLRGMFAAAPEFEVLGEAADGVEGVETAVLLDPDVVLMDLRMPGGGGVAAITELTRRCARSRVLVLTTYDTDSDTLPAIEAGATGYLLKDAPREELFTAVRAAADGRTVLSPAIASRLISRVRTPVAAGSETLSAREREVLELVARGTSNREIAAVLFISEATVKTHLSHVFAKLGAKDRAAAVAVAYDRGILG; via the coding sequence ATGGCCCAGGAACCCGCGCGCGTCATCACCCTGATCGTCGTCGACGACCACCCCGTCGTACGCGACGGGCTGCGCGGCATGTTCGCGGCGGCGCCGGAGTTCGAGGTGCTCGGTGAGGCGGCCGACGGCGTCGAGGGCGTGGAGACGGCCGTCCTGCTCGACCCGGACGTCGTCCTGATGGACCTGCGGATGCCGGGCGGCGGCGGGGTCGCCGCGATCACCGAACTGACCCGGCGCTGCGCCCGCTCCAGGGTCCTGGTCCTCACCACGTACGACACCGACTCCGACACCCTGCCCGCGATCGAGGCCGGCGCGACCGGGTACCTCCTCAAGGACGCCCCGCGCGAGGAGCTGTTCACCGCGGTGCGCGCCGCCGCCGACGGCCGTACCGTCCTGTCGCCCGCCATCGCCTCCCGGCTCATCTCACGGGTGCGCACGCCCGTCGCGGCCGGCAGCGAGACGCTCTCCGCGCGGGAGCGCGAAGTGCTCGAACTCGTCGCGCGGGGCACGTCGAACCGCGAGATCGCCGCCGTGCTGTTCATCAGCGAGGCCACGGTGAAGACCCATCTCAGCCATGTCTTCGCCAAGCTGGGCGCCAAGGACCGGGCGGCCGCCGTCGCCGTCGCGTACGACCGGGGGATCCTGGGCTGA
- a CDS encoding sensor histidine kinase, with amino-acid sequence MSARGTEAVIRVETAEQWWERFFRYGPYGLLALATAVSAVTAGLIMSRRDVYATWVLVPAALVLQLWWGRVRTPAGRRPQCYFVARTLLAFALTWCNPFFAIFVIAGYFDAGRLLPRRGVRAGLLATAVIMAGSQSGSGLPPVSLMNWIAFVILFALHATLTMVFAQINNREAEQSRTQSDTIAALESANARLEQAMAENAGLHAQLLVQAREAGVADERGRLAAEIHDTIAQGLTGIIAQLQAVTSAAATDPELAGEHLVRATALARHSLGEARRSVHNLVPAALEHDDLPAALEKTVTNWSERTGVRAEFTVTGTAEPLHDEVGATLLRIAEEALANAGRHAAASRTGVTLSYMGDEITLDVRDDGCGFDPGALEPYRGAGGFGLGGMRARAERIAGTVEVETGPGLGTAVCARVPLVRHD; translated from the coding sequence ATGAGCGCGCGGGGGACGGAGGCCGTGATCCGGGTGGAGACGGCCGAGCAGTGGTGGGAGCGGTTCTTCCGCTACGGGCCGTACGGACTGCTCGCCCTGGCCACCGCGGTCTCGGCCGTGACCGCCGGCCTGATCATGTCCCGCCGCGACGTGTACGCCACCTGGGTCCTCGTGCCCGCCGCGCTCGTGCTCCAGCTCTGGTGGGGACGGGTACGGACCCCGGCGGGCCGCAGGCCGCAGTGCTACTTCGTCGCCCGCACTCTCCTCGCCTTCGCGCTGACCTGGTGCAACCCGTTCTTCGCCATCTTCGTCATCGCCGGCTACTTCGACGCCGGCCGGCTGCTGCCCCGGCGGGGCGTGCGGGCCGGGCTGCTGGCCACCGCCGTCATCATGGCGGGCTCGCAGTCCGGCAGCGGCCTGCCGCCCGTCAGCCTCATGAACTGGATCGCCTTCGTCATCCTCTTCGCCCTGCACGCCACCCTCACCATGGTCTTCGCGCAGATCAACAACCGGGAGGCGGAGCAGTCCCGTACCCAGTCCGACACCATCGCCGCCCTGGAGTCCGCCAACGCCCGGCTCGAACAGGCCATGGCGGAGAACGCCGGGCTGCACGCCCAGCTCCTGGTCCAGGCACGCGAGGCCGGAGTGGCCGACGAGCGCGGGCGGCTGGCCGCCGAGATCCACGACACCATCGCCCAGGGGCTGACCGGCATCATCGCCCAGCTCCAGGCGGTGACCTCGGCAGCGGCCACCGACCCGGAGCTGGCCGGGGAACACCTCGTCCGGGCCACCGCGCTCGCCCGGCACAGCCTGGGCGAGGCGCGCCGCTCGGTGCACAATCTGGTGCCGGCCGCGCTGGAGCACGACGACCTCCCCGCCGCCCTGGAGAAGACGGTCACCAACTGGTCCGAACGGACCGGCGTCCGCGCCGAGTTCACCGTCACCGGCACGGCCGAGCCGCTGCATGACGAGGTCGGCGCCACCCTGCTGCGGATCGCGGAGGAGGCCCTCGCCAACGCCGGCCGCCATGCCGCCGCCTCCCGGACCGGCGTCACCCTGTCCTACATGGGCGACGAGATCACCCTCGACGTGCGGGACGACGGCTGCGGCTTCGACCCGGGCGCGCTGGAGCCGTACCGGGGCGCCGGCGGATTCGGGCTCGGCGGCATGCGGGCGCGCGCCGAGCGCATCGCGGGCACGGTCGAGGTGGAGACCGGACCGGGTCTCGGCACCGCGGTCTGCGCCCGGGTCCCGCTCGTCCGGCACGACTGA
- a CDS encoding ABC transporter permease, with translation MATSHTAPAPGPRTAPAGAPLAVLRSETRLFLREPGSLFWILVFPTVLMTVLGLVPSFREHDDGLGGRRVIDLYVPVAVLLAMIMAGLQAMPPVLTGYRERGILRRMSTTPVRPAALLGAQIVLHGVAALGSAVLVMVVGRIAFGVRLPGQPFGYLLALLLAVACVLALGALVCAVSRTTKISAAIGSVVFFPMMFTAGVWVPVQTMPDTLRHIVQVTPFGAASQALDRAASGAWPSWAYLGVMVLWAVAVAGVAIRTFRWE, from the coding sequence ATGGCCACTTCGCACACCGCCCCCGCACCCGGCCCCCGCACCGCGCCCGCCGGCGCCCCGCTCGCGGTGCTCAGGTCCGAGACCCGGCTCTTCCTGCGCGAACCCGGCAGCCTCTTCTGGATCCTCGTCTTCCCGACCGTACTGATGACGGTCCTGGGACTCGTCCCGTCCTTCCGGGAGCACGACGACGGACTCGGCGGCCGGCGCGTCATCGACCTGTACGTCCCCGTGGCGGTGCTGCTCGCCATGATCATGGCAGGGCTCCAGGCCATGCCGCCCGTACTGACCGGCTACCGCGAGCGCGGCATCCTGCGCCGGATGTCGACCACCCCGGTGCGGCCCGCCGCCCTGCTCGGCGCGCAGATCGTCCTGCACGGCGTCGCCGCACTCGGCTCCGCCGTGCTGGTGATGGTGGTCGGCCGGATCGCGTTCGGGGTGCGGCTGCCCGGACAGCCCTTCGGCTACCTGCTCGCGCTGCTGCTGGCCGTGGCCTGCGTGCTGGCCCTGGGCGCGCTGGTCTGCGCGGTCTCCCGCACCACCAAGATCTCGGCCGCCATCGGCTCGGTCGTCTTCTTCCCGATGATGTTCACCGCGGGCGTCTGGGTGCCGGTGCAGACCATGCCGGACACCCTGCGCCACATCGTCCAGGTCACGCCGTTCGGCGCGGCCTCCCAGGCGCTGGACCGGGCCGCCTCCGGAGCCTGGCCCAGCTGGGCGTACCTCGGGGTGATGGTGCTGTGGGCCGTGGCGGTTGCGGGGGTGGCGATCCGTACGTTCCGGTGGGAGTAG